One window of Triticum dicoccoides isolate Atlit2015 ecotype Zavitan chromosome 5A, WEW_v2.0, whole genome shotgun sequence genomic DNA carries:
- the LOC119304402 gene encoding transmembrane and coiled-coil domain-containing protein 4-like gives MAAALLTPTQRYAAGALLALALRQAQIHQSVLLGSSPATAAADEEERVSSASGGSGSGSSSSTGGSGEDAEAAAKALWTHDSRGLLRPVFRFLEIDPAAWPGLEETAASPEAKHHIGAFLRMIFQQDGESSSDSQDQEHALAKGVDAMVMSLSSDTAKDETTKEGDPQRKASTSSGMAESSEKGFPAEDLLGIDNLSLDDVPATHHRKMTLLFTLLSACVADKPVSQEEDDRKSSHFRKGYDARHRVALRLLATWLDVKWVKMEAIEVMVACSAMAAAKEQEQSGENATPKSKWAKWKRGGIIGAAALTGGALLAITGGLAAPAIAAGFGALAPTLGTIIPVIGASGFAAMATAAGSVAGSVAVAASFGAAGAGLTGTKMARRIGSVKEFEFKPIGENHNQGRLAVGILVSGFAFDEEDYIRPWEGWKDNLERYILQWESKHIIAVSTAIQDWLTSRLALELMKQGAMRTVLSGFLAAFAWPATLLAATDFIDSKWSVAIDRSDKAGKMLAEVLMKGSQGNRPVTLVGFSLGARVIFKCLQELALSSDNEGLVERVVLLGAPVSVKGEKWEPARKMVAARFVNVYSKDDWILGVTFRASLLTQGLAGIQAVDVPGVENVDVTELVDGHSSYLSAAQLILKHLELNTYYPVFVPLTAAVSK, from the exons ATggcggcggcgctgctgacgccgacgCAGCGCTACGCCGCGGGGGCGCTGCTGGCGCTCGCGCTCCGCCAGGCGCAGATCCACCAGTCCGTCCTCCTCGGCTCctcccccgccaccgccgccgcggacGAGGAGGAGCGCGTCAGCAGCgccagcggcggcagcggcagcggcagcagcagctccACCGGCGGCAGCGGGGAGgacgccgaagccgccgccaaggcgCTCTGGACGCACGACTcccgcggcctcctccgccccgtcTTCAG GTTCCTGGAGATCGACCCGGCGGCGTGGCCGGGGCTGGAGGAGACGGCGGCGTCGCCGGAGGCCAAGCACCACATCGGCGCG TTTCTGAGGATGATCTTCCAACAAGACGGCGAGAGCTCTTCGGATAGCCAGGACCAGGAACACGCCTTGGCCAAAGGAGTTGATGCCATGGTGATGAGCTTGAGCAGTGACACTGCAAAGGATGAAACAACCAAAGAGGGTGATCCTCAGAGAAAGGCTTCTACTAGTTCTGGCATGGCTGAATCCTCAGAGAAAGGCTTCCCCGCTGAGGACTTGCTGGGAATCGATAACTTGTCCCTGGATGATGTGCCTGCTACCCATCACCGGAAGATGACGCTGCTGTTTACGCTCCTCTCTGCCTGTGTGGCTGATAAGCCCGTatcgcaagaggaagacgacaggaagtCCTCTCACTTCAGGAAGGGCTACGACGCCCGGCATCGGGTCGCCCTTCGGTTGCTGGCAACTTGGCTTGATGTGAAGTGGGTCAAAATG GAAGCCATCGAGGTTATGGTCGCATGCTCTGCTATGGCAGCAGCAAAAGAACAAGAACAGTCAGGAGAGAACGCAACACCCAAAAGCAAATGGGCGAAATGGAAGCGTGGAGGAATCATCGGTGCAGCTGCATTGACCGGAGGAGCATTACTGGCTATTACTGGGG GTTTAGCTGCTCCAGCAATTGCTGCAGGATTTGGTGCTCTTGCTCCAACGCTAGGAACAATTATACCTGTTATCGGAGCTAGTGGATTTGCTGCTATGGCTACTGCTGCGGGATCTGTTGCTGGCTCTGTGGCCGTGGCTGCATCATTTGGGG CTGCTGGAGCTGGCTTGACGGGCACCAAAATGGCCAGAAGGATTGGAAGTGTAAAAGAATTTGAGTTCAAACCGATTGGTGAGAACCATAATCAGGGT CGTCTTGCGGTTGGCATCTTGGTTTCTGGATTTGCTTTTGATGAGGAGGACTACATTAGACCTTGGGAAGGATGGAAGGATAACCTAGAAAG GTATATTCTTCAGTGGGAGTCTAAGCATATAATTGCTGTGAGTACAGCAATACAAGATTGGCTGACATCAA GACTTGCTTTGGAACTGATGAAGCAAGGCGCGATGAGAACAGTCCTAAGTGGCTTTCTGGCAGCATTTGCATGGCCTGCTACTCTGCTTGCAGCTACGGATTTTATCGATAGTAAATGGTCAGTTGCTATCGACAG ATCAGACAAGGCAGGGAAAATGCTTGCTGAAGTACTTATGAAGGGGTCCCAAGGGAACAG GCCTGTTACCCTCGTTGGGTTTTCACTAGGGGCTCGTGTCATATTCAAGTGTTTACAGGAGCTTGCTTTGTCAAGCGACAATG AGGGACTCGTCGAGAGGGTCGTGCTCCTAGGTGCACCTGTTTCAGTCAAAGGCGAGAAATGGGAACCCGCTAGGAAG ATGGTTGCTGCAAGGTTTGTGAACGTGTACTCGAAAGATGACTGGATTCTGGGCGTCACCTTCCGTGCAAG CCTGCTCACGCAAGGATTGGCTGGGATACAGGCCGTCGATGTCCCTGGCGTCGAAAAC GTTGATGTTACCGAGCTTGTGGATGGGCATTCTTCGTACCTGTCGGCGGCGCAGCTGATCCTCAAGCACCTGGAACTAAACACCTACTATCCTGTCTTCGTCCCACTAACAGCGGCAGTTAGCAAGTAG